Genomic window (Blastocatellia bacterium):
TAACCCAACTAAATTAAGTACAGATCAACTAGCTATAATCCAAGCTAGTTTAGCAGATGAAAAGCCTCCAGCAAAAAGCCTTTCACTAATGGAAATGCTACATAAAACATCAGAGCAAATTGCTGATAATGATCCAAGATTAAGTGAAATATTGTTTTCTGTTGGAAAGAAATTTTTTAAGGATTGGCCCTTTATTTTTGAGCAAAATGGCTTGTTTAAAAGACGAGCAGAACTTAATGTTCGTTGGTCTGGCTCACTACGTAGGGGAATAATTAGTTTGGGTGAAGAAATAGAAATTCTTACAGAAAAAAATAACCCCAATAACCCAATTAATGAATATGACTGGCAAATCATTGTTTTACTACCTAATCAAAAGCATAATGCAAACTTAAGCACCATACCAAATGCACCAAATACTTTAATTTATTGGCAACCAGCAGAATTTAGTAAGGAAGATTTTTTAGTCCTCAAATATTTGTTATTGATGGGTAGCGATGCCGTAAATGATTTTGATACAGAAGAAATTAGCCGTTATCTTGCTGCTTTTGAAACTACATTAGTAGATCTATTTGGGTTAAATTATTTAGATACAGGAAAATTATTTAATCTTTACTATGAAAATTGGTCGCTAAATTATCATTCTAGTAATTTTATTAGCATTATTTTATCTAAATTGTTGGATCAGCCTTTATCAACACGTTATCCACAACATCCAAAGTTTGAAGATTTACTGGATCCAGATTACTTAGATGAAATTATTAGTTGGATCTTTACTAGTGATAAAACACCTACGCCAGACCAATTACTTTATCTTGAGCAATTTGTACGTCCTTTAGGATTAGTTAAGGTAGAAGGAAGAACTTATTCTTTAGATGTAAATGATAAGATTTTTCCTGAAGACAGTGCTATAGCTTTACTTCTAGAGCTATTAGAAAGTAATGGAGATCGTCCAATTACAAAACTACAAGCTTACCGATTGTTAAGAAAAGAACCTTTTGGACTTCAAAGACCTATTTTATTAGTAATTTTAGCTGCACTAGCTGCGGCTGATAAAATTACTTTGGTAGATGAGCAGTCCAGACCCATTCATAATGAAACTGGGTTGCTACCAGATGTAGATATTTCATCCTTTAGCTCTATTTATTTAGCTAAACCAAAAATAAAAATAACTAGTTGGGAAAAGAAAAAAGCCATTGAATCACAATCAACTTTTTCCAATCAAACTATTATGATTGTTGATGATGAGCCAGATATTTTAACTTGTATTGAAATAGCTATTGAGCCGCTAGGTTGTCGAATGAAAACAGCTATTAACGGCATAGAAGCATTAAAACAGCTTTTACAAGACAACAAAGTTGATTTAGTAATTTCTGATTTAATGATGCCGGGAATGGATGGAGTACAGCTATTTTATGAAATGCAAACAAATCCACAACTTAGAGACATACCTTTTATAGTTTTATCCTCAATAGATACAGAGGAAGATATTGCTAAGGCTTTAGAAAGTGGTGTGACAGATTATTGGACAAAGCCTTTTAGTATTAATGAGTTAACAGCTAGAATCCGTAAGTTTTTGCGCCGTCGTCTTGCTAGTGCAGATGCTTATTCAATAACAGCTTGGCCTAATGAAAAAGCCCCTAAATCTGCTCCTTTTGCTTTATCTGAATTTAAGAGCGGGGAAATGAAAGTTTTGCCAACACCCAAAGAAGCTATAACTACTAAACAACCTGAAATTGCTAATGAAACTAATCTTGTTAATTTAATTTTTTCTGACTCAGAACTAGATTTTAACTGCCAAAAGCTTTATGACCAATTTGCTGATATTTATCTACGTAATGGCAATATGTTAGCAATACCTTCTTATGAAGATTTTGAAGCAGAATTAATGCTTAAATTAAATAAACTAAGAAAGCAATTTAGATGTGATAACTTTATTCTTTATGTAGAGATTAAAGAAGGCAAATCTGAAGTTTATTGTCAATTAGTACGTTCAACAGAATATCTTTCTAAAGAGCCAAAGTTTTTGTTAATTTAAGTAGGAATAAATGTCAAAAAAAAGTAAAAATTTTTTTATTAAAAACTATCTAAAAAAGATTAGAAACATTAGTCTGATAACTTTATTTAGTTTAAGTTTAATTTCTTGTGATAATACTTCATCAACTACAGGAACAAAGCCTGTTTCTAGCCCAACACCTATATCTTTTTGTAGTAATTGGGTAGAGCAAAAATCCCCTATAGACCGAGAATTAACAGCAGTAGATTTTATTGATGAAAAAATGGGGTGGGCCGTAAGCGATATTAATGAGCTAGGCGGGGCTATCCTAAAAACTACTGATGGTGGACAAAATTGGTTAGTAGCTAATAATGCACAGGAATTTCTAAGCGATATCGACTTTGTAAACAAAGATTTAGGCTGGACGGTTGGCTATTATGGGACAATTAATAAGACAAATGATGGTGGTGCAACTTGGCAAAATGTACGCCTTGGTCAAGAAAATGATGTCCTAAATTCTTTGTTTTTTATTGATGAAATGAAAGGGTGGGTTGTAGGTTCTAATGGACAAATCCTTAAAACTCTTGATGGTGGCACGACTTGGGAAAAAGTTGACCTAAAAATAGTTGATGATTTATGGAGAGTTCGCTTTTTAAGTGAAAGGGAAGGTTGGATTGTTGGTGAAGAAGGAATTATTCTTAATACTATTGATGGAGGACAAAATTGGCAGCGTCTACAAAGTGGAGTTGATGTAGCATTTTTTGATGTTTGGCCCATTGATAGTAATAATATTTGGGCTGTTGGTTTAGGTGGTACACTGCTAAATAGTACAGATAAAGGAATTACTTGGCAAAAACAAACAACAGGAGTTGAAGCTAGCCTATTTCGTTCAATTAACTTTGTGGACACTAGCCGGGGTTTTATTGTTGGTCGTCCTGGACTGCTACTTTGTACAATTGATGGTGGTAAGACTTGGGAGAAAGTTGCTTTACCTAAAAAATATGATTTAACTGGCTTAAAGGTGTTGTCTAGTGGAAGGGCTTGGATAGTAGGGCGACGAGGCTATATTTTGGCACATCGATAAGTACAGCCTAAACTAAGTAATTAGGTATTTTTAATCTAAAGCCCCAACAGGGTGACATATTTGTAACGTAAAGTTTCAACCCTACGTATTATTATTTTAAAATAAAAACAGCCTAAGAAATTTTCTTAGGCTGTCTAAAAAGCTTAAAACAAAAGGTTTAG
Coding sequences:
- a CDS encoding response regulator, yielding MGLQQVKNYVSVRYTEHLTRFKGVSNEQIVKSYSFNYEFLKTANRLIEKAASSIGTTLIVGKRGVGKTHMLSLVRSLINQPSLATIILDLEARAALQKHSLQKVPVGGIASLTLGFDLERGMDFIKVFPVGSVQTLALRGWVNANEILEIVNIGIEKFQDYVVFVDGLSPALKHPEKKQYAYHLLETLIHEANKGAFALVITLDEDIISGSNWSEFCQIEQIDISNLAMVVEQKLFRKTLEQRKALTQLYQEILTSMPHFSCELEEFINLYPAHPMILSVSPAMQRYVKSFSLLGFLTEVSPSALVRRDTSLINIDDLFENLEDELRKHPYLKEVFGVYDNLLYWSAINLDTQKALYAKLLLRGLLLLSLRGQGATIEEIANAVMLNDERSSRNFLSQMQIIMSSLIAADERLGLIDFGKPQYVFRSLFEMEQLNTEQLNPTKLSTDQLAIIQASLADEKPPAKSLSLMEMLHKTSEQIADNDPRLSEILFSVGKKFFKDWPFIFEQNGLFKRRAELNVRWSGSLRRGIISLGEEIEILTEKNNPNNPINEYDWQIIVLLPNQKHNANLSTIPNAPNTLIYWQPAEFSKEDFLVLKYLLLMGSDAVNDFDTEEISRYLAAFETTLVDLFGLNYLDTGKLFNLYYENWSLNYHSSNFISIILSKLLDQPLSTRYPQHPKFEDLLDPDYLDEIISWIFTSDKTPTPDQLLYLEQFVRPLGLVKVEGRTYSLDVNDKIFPEDSAIALLLELLESNGDRPITKLQAYRLLRKEPFGLQRPILLVILAALAAADKITLVDEQSRPIHNETGLLPDVDISSFSSIYLAKPKIKITSWEKKKAIESQSTFSNQTIMIVDDEPDILTCIEIAIEPLGCRMKTAINGIEALKQLLQDNKVDLVISDLMMPGMDGVQLFYEMQTNPQLRDIPFIVLSSIDTEEDIAKALESGVTDYWTKPFSINELTARIRKFLRRRLASADAYSITAWPNEKAPKSAPFALSEFKSGEMKVLPTPKEAITTKQPEIANETNLVNLIFSDSELDFNCQKLYDQFADIYLRNGNMLAIPSYEDFEAELMLKLNKLRKQFRCDNFILYVEIKEGKSEVYCQLVRSTEYLSKEPKFLLI